The proteins below are encoded in one region of Streptomyces sp. NBC_00490:
- a CDS encoding HipA family kinase: protein MLKEAIATRFITPLREGGSLPGLVEADDLGTYVLKFTGAGQGRKTLVAEVVVGELARRLGFRVPRLVTLALDPVLGLGEPEQQVQDLLRGSGGANLGMDFLSGALGFDPLAFTVDPHEAGRIVWFDALVNNVDRSWRNPNLLMWHGDLWLIDHGATMIWHHNWPGAEASAARPYDASDHALARFRPDVEAAAAHLAPLVTEDLLAEVTAEIPDVWLAGEPGFDTPDDLRRAYARPLHARAAVIHDRINGIEGPK, encoded by the coding sequence ATGCTCAAGGAAGCCATCGCGACCCGCTTCATCACGCCCCTCCGTGAGGGCGGCTCGCTGCCGGGGCTCGTCGAGGCCGACGATCTCGGGACCTACGTCCTCAAGTTCACCGGCGCCGGGCAGGGCCGCAAGACGCTCGTCGCCGAGGTCGTCGTCGGTGAACTCGCCCGCCGCCTCGGCTTCCGGGTGCCCCGGCTGGTGACGCTCGCCCTGGACCCGGTGCTCGGCCTCGGCGAGCCCGAGCAGCAGGTGCAGGACCTGCTCCGCGGCAGCGGCGGCGCCAACCTGGGCATGGACTTCCTCTCCGGCGCCCTCGGCTTCGACCCGCTCGCCTTCACGGTGGACCCGCACGAGGCCGGCCGGATCGTCTGGTTCGACGCGCTGGTCAACAACGTCGACCGCTCCTGGCGCAACCCCAACCTGCTGATGTGGCACGGCGATCTATGGCTCATCGACCACGGCGCGACCATGATCTGGCACCACAACTGGCCCGGCGCCGAGGCCTCCGCGGCCCGCCCGTACGACGCCTCCGACCACGCTCTCGCACGCTTCCGGCCGGACGTCGAGGCCGCCGCCGCGCACCTGGCACCCCTCGTCACCGAGGACCTCCTCGCCGAGGTCACCGCCGAGATCCCGGACGTCTGGCTGGCCGGCGAACCCGGCTTCGACACCCCGGACGACCTCCGCCGCGCCTACGCCCGCCCGCTGCACGCCCGTGCCGCCGTCATCCACGACCGCATCAACGGCATC
- a CDS encoding Rieske (2Fe-2S) protein has product MSSESLHPTSAPSRRIVVAAVGAAGLALTLNACGSDDDGSGAASGTALAKTSDIPEGGGKIFKDAGVVVTQPAAGEFKAFSSKCTHQGCAVTGISDGVITCPCHKSEFSVSDGSVQKGPATQPLPEQKITVSGDSIALA; this is encoded by the coding sequence ATGTCCAGCGAATCGCTTCATCCCACCTCGGCACCGAGTCGGCGCATCGTCGTGGCGGCGGTGGGGGCGGCGGGGCTCGCCCTCACGCTGAACGCGTGCGGGTCGGACGACGACGGGTCCGGCGCCGCCTCCGGCACCGCGCTCGCGAAGACGTCGGACATACCCGAGGGCGGCGGCAAGATCTTCAAGGACGCGGGCGTGGTGGTCACCCAGCCCGCGGCGGGCGAGTTCAAGGCCTTCTCCTCGAAGTGCACCCATCAGGGATGCGCGGTCACGGGGATCTCCGACGGGGTCATCACCTGTCCGTGCCACAAGAGCGAGTTCTCGGTGAGCGACGGCAGCGTGCAGAAAGGGCCCGCCACCCAGCCGCTGCCCGAGCAGAAGATCACGGTGAGCGGCGACTCGATCGCGCTCGCGTGA
- a CDS encoding cysteine hydrolase has product MPSNEQLSELLAPHSTVLLTVECQQGVVGPDSALPELAKEARSSGALANVARLVAAAHESGTQVIHALAERRPDGRGANRNARLFRAAERLPVQQLSGTTAVRIAAPIEVTEEDFVVRRLHGLSPIQGTDVDPLLRNLGCRTLVVAGVSANVAIPNAVFDAVNRGYTVVVPTDAIAGVPSDYTSAMIRNTLALVATLATTADVVGCLTRARSSRRSP; this is encoded by the coding sequence GTGCCGTCGAACGAACAGCTCAGCGAGCTCCTCGCACCGCACTCCACGGTGCTGCTCACCGTCGAGTGCCAGCAGGGCGTCGTGGGCCCGGACAGCGCGCTGCCCGAACTCGCCAAAGAGGCACGGTCGTCGGGCGCCCTCGCCAACGTCGCCCGGCTGGTGGCCGCCGCCCACGAGAGCGGGACCCAGGTGATCCACGCCCTCGCCGAACGCCGCCCCGACGGCCGCGGCGCCAACCGCAACGCCCGGCTGTTCCGCGCCGCCGAACGGCTCCCCGTCCAGCAGCTGTCCGGCACCACGGCGGTCCGGATCGCGGCCCCGATCGAGGTCACCGAGGAGGACTTCGTCGTACGACGACTGCACGGCCTGTCGCCGATCCAGGGCACCGACGTCGACCCGCTGCTGCGCAACCTGGGCTGCCGCACCCTCGTCGTCGCCGGTGTCTCCGCCAACGTGGCGATCCCCAACGCCGTGTTCGACGCGGTCAACCGCGGCTACACCGTGGTCGTCCCGACGGACGCGATCGCCGGGGTGCCCTCCGACTACACCTCCGCGATGATCCGCAACACCCTTGCCCTGGTGGCGACCCTGGCGACCACGGCCGACGTGGTGGGCTGTCTCACGCGAGCGCGATCGAGTCGCCGCTCACCGTGA
- a CDS encoding pyridoxamine 5'-phosphate oxidase family protein yields the protein MTVTQRRGRKIMMTPGELDEFLTSQRTCRVATVSTGGAPHVSTLWFAWDGTSLWLYSVVKSKRWTDLRRDPRVAIVVDTGEEYDELRGVELSGAVEFVGESPRVGDLYAELDVPETLFARKNFGLDEMPHDGRHAWMRLTPDKIVSWDFRKLPAM from the coding sequence ATGACCGTCACTCAGCGCCGGGGCCGGAAGATCATGATGACGCCGGGCGAGCTGGACGAGTTCCTCACCAGCCAGCGCACCTGCCGGGTCGCCACCGTTTCGACGGGTGGCGCCCCGCATGTCAGCACGCTCTGGTTCGCCTGGGACGGCACCTCGCTGTGGCTGTACTCGGTGGTGAAAAGCAAGCGCTGGACCGACCTGCGCCGCGATCCCCGGGTCGCGATCGTGGTCGACACCGGTGAGGAGTACGACGAGCTGCGCGGCGTCGAGCTGTCCGGTGCCGTGGAGTTCGTGGGCGAGTCCCCGCGCGTCGGGGATCTGTACGCCGAACTCGACGTCCCGGAGACGCTGTTCGCGCGCAAGAACTTCGGGCTCGACGAGATGCCGCACGACGGACGGCATGCGTGGATGCGGCTGACGCCGGACAAGATCGTGTCCTGGGACTTCCGCAAGCTCCCCGCCATGTAG